The Tenebrio molitor chromosome 3, icTenMoli1.1, whole genome shotgun sequence genome contains a region encoding:
- the DCTN1-p150 gene encoding dynactin subunit 1 isoform X6, with amino-acid sequence MSYLKIGQKVKVTGKDVQGLIAFVGPTNFAPDTWIGVKLDEPKGKNNGTVQGVEYFKCEDKHGLFVKPSQIIPLDDHGKPVKEVSEDYAKARPRPSSVGTKPKPTTVRRKSSPQKRPPSLSASSRQSLTGSRQSLGGSRSHLASPVVEKPDAGDHASQIPKRASFIETGFVETLKPQFTPGQVITTTPTPITSVEEKINIIQLQQEIENRNQQIRDLSEKFETLKIKRQDDKEKLKEFDKLKIQLEQLIEFKSKIMEVQASLQREVQRAKQEAKDAIEAKETHAEEVADLAEAVEMATLDKEMAEEKAETLQLELEVCKEKLEEVTLDLKILKTEMQERSGGTSASDEQEAVSTFELKQLQQQNVRLRDTLVRLRDLSAHDKHEYQKLLKDIDQKKSEIVELGKTKEKLSARVEEMEQQIGDLQEQVDAAMGAEEMVVILGEQKLTLEEKVAQLREEVTDLEALQDMNDQLVESNAELEAELREDLDMARAAAKQAMRDRDAALETIADREGTLNKFRELVQKLQEQSLQLQSRLESETSKPVSALPEILDFTKMFNETKAHTKAIDLELRRVDIQQLQNHIKYLTSYMPDSFMNRGGDHDAVLVLLLIPRMIYKTDILLGQIKDKFPPVDKIDRAAILKGHTVEQCSFRCRASFYIYALQSILHQYQYALSTCKTEALLKVGGTFPEIAAHEKVIDGFVELVKRDQLDENVPTETLEKCVGYFNTLFPVLLGPENRLNHTQLLVDNVKSLVSACDGFTTDSMVIRNLIETSNVGDIGLLSQHIITTAEQLQQQLKLVKRRLPPDASVANIGLNKEVAENLYQCYQQAGRILKTLQDIVKNSVQMMTSSGELEKGLPQDKIKDIALNASDKIYEQDDLGPVQSVKNSLTFIVTQITQLAQFLQDNEYEINTANKNEEKVVPPIQMRAEAVKKELEQTKTLTSKLENKESDIKELRKALKEKQEQLSEMTIRKELAEKKLGNVNKDYELTIEKLQRKLEEAHNNYKKKEKEFEETLDHLQTDIDSLENEKGEMKEKLKLLSKKTQMELSMSKSTSGSQLSSLQSSIGPSLPAVVRDSPLLLQEIDNLRKLFHQERNERVKLESDALKKELDSLTPLPSFKTSPDEVLDKLFKEGAALKQEILLTLAKPRFPQIYKVKPGNGPAAWQKHFAEENDKLLDLNRRTKEFQSKVANEIVKRKMGGRVEADFAVFPTIEMVNALRENKPVNVGFVKIPKSYVAAGEKPGIVNLELDFQNLQRILQSLSC; translated from the exons ATGTCCTATTTAAAAATCGGTCAAAAAGTTAAAGTAACCGGCAAAGACGTTCAAGGGCTCATAGCCTTCGTTGGCCCCACGAACTTTGCCCCGGATACTTGGATAGGAGTCAAGTTGGATGAACCCAAAGGTAAAAACAACGGTACTGTACAGGGTGTAGAATATTTCAAG TGCGAAGACAAGCACGGGTTGTTCGTAAAGCCGTCGCAGATTATTCCTTTGGATGATCATGGCAAACCAGTCAAAGAAGTTTCAGAGGATTATGCAAAGGCGCGGCCAAGACCAAGCAG CGTCGGTACAAAACCCAAACCAACTAC AGTGCGTCGAAAGTCGTCGCCTCAAAAACGACCACCTTCCCTATCTGCCTCAAG TCGCCAATCGCTTACAGGCAGTCGCCAGTCGCTGGGAGGCAGTCGCAGCCACTTGGCATCTCCAGTAGTGGAAAAACCCGATGCCGGTGACCATGCCAGCCAAATCCCCAAGCGGGCGTCGTTTATTGAG ACCGGGTTTGTTGAAACACTCAAACCTCAGTTTACGCCCGGTCAAGTCATCACTACCACCCCCACACCTATCACCTCGGTCGAAGAGAAGATCAACATTATTCAGTTGCAGCAGGAGATTGAAAATCGTAACCAACAAATCCGCGATTTGAGCGAGAAATTCGAAACGCTCAAAATTAAAAGGCAAGATGATAAAGAAAAGCTAAAAGAATTTGACAAATTGAAGATTCAACTCGAACAATTGATTGAATTCAAATCGAAGATCATGGAAGTCCAAGCGAGCTTGCAGAGAGAAGTGCAGAGGGCCAAACAGGAGGCGAAAGATGCAATCGAAGCGAAAGAGACGCACGCGGAAGAAGTCGCAGATTTGGCCGAAGCCGTCGAAATGGCGACTCTCGACAAAGAAATGGCCGAGGAGAAGGCGGAAACGCTGCAGCTGGAACTAGAAGTTTGCAAGGAAAAGTTGGAAGAGGTCACTCTGGAtttaaaaatactcaaaaCGGAAATGCAAGAGCGCT CCGGCGGAACTTCAGCGAGTGACGAACAAGAAGCTGTCTCGACGTTCGAGTTGAAACAATTGCAACAACAAAACGTGCGCCTCAGAGACACTCTGGTTCGATTGAGAGACTTGTCAGCCCACGATAAACAcgaatatcaaaaattattgaaagacaTTGACCAAAAAAAATCCGAAATCGTCGAACTGGGGAAAACTAAGGAAAAACTGAGCGCCCGAGTCGAAGAAATGGAACAGCAAATCGGCGATCTTCAGGAGCAA gTGGACGCCGCGATGGGAGCCGAAGAGATGGTGGTGATTCTCGGCGAGCAGAAATTGACTCTCGAGGAGAAAGTCGCTCAGCTTCGCGAAGAAGTTACCGATCTGGAGGCGTTGCAAGACATGAACGATCAACTGGTCGAGAGCAATGCCGAACTGGAAGCCGAACTCAGGGAAGACCTCGACATGGCTCGGGCCGCAGCCAAACAAGCTATGCGCGATCGCGACGCCGCCTTGGAGACGATAGCCGATCGCGAAGGCACCCTCAACAAGTTCAGAGAGCTCGTCCAGAAGTTGCAAGAACAGTCTTTGCAGTTGCAGAGCCGTTTGGAGAGCGAAACGAGCAAACCGGTATCGGCTTTGCCCGAAATTTTGGACTTCACGAAGATGTTCAACGAGACAAAGGCACACACGAAGGCGATCGACCTGGAATTGCGCCGAGTGGACATTCAACAGTTGCAGAATCACATTAAATACTTGACGTCGTACATGCCCGATTCGTTTATGAATCGCGGGGGCGATCACGACGCCGTTCTGGTACTGCTGTTGATACCCAGAATGATCTATAAGACGGATATTTTGTTGGGTCAAATCAAAGACAAGTTTCCACCGGTGGATAAGATCGATCGAGCGGCCATTCTCAAAGGCCACACGGTCGAACAGTGTTCTTTCAGGTGCAGGGCTTCCTTCTACATTTACGCTTTACAG TCGATTCTGCACCAGTATCAGTACGCATTGAGTACTTGCAAGACGGAAGCGCTGCTCAAAGTCGGAGGGACGTTTCCTGAAATCGCAGCTCACGAAAAAGTCATCGACGGTTTCGTGGAGTTGGTCAAGCGAGACCAACTGGATGAAAACGTTCCAACTGAAACTCTGGAGAAATGCGTCGGTTATTTCAACACTTTGTTTCCTGTTCTTTTGGGACCCGAAAATCGCCTGAATCACACCCAGTTACTCGTCGACAACGTCAAAAGTCTAGTTTCCGCTTGCGACGGTTTCACCACCGACTCGATGGTCATAAGAAATTTGATCGAA ACCAGCAACGTTGGCGACATCGGTCTATTGTCTCAACATATCATAACGACAGCTGAACAACTGCAACAACAACTCAAACTGGTAAAACGTCGCCTTCCACCTGACGCAAGTGTtgcgaatatcggtctcaacaAGGAAGTTGCCGAGAATTTGTACCAGTGTTATCAACAGGCAGGACGCATTCTTAAGACTTTACAAGATATTGTCAAGAATTCAGTGCAGATGATGACATCTAGTGGAG AATTAGAAAAAGGACTCCCCCAagataaaatcaaagatattGCACTTAACGCCAGCGACAAAATCTACGAACAAGATGATCTAGGACCTGTTCAGAGTGTTAAAAATTCGCTAACTTTTATAGTCACTCAGATTACTCAACTCGCCCAATTTCTGCAAGATAACGAATACGAGATCAACACCGCCAATAAAAATGAAGAGAAG GTGGTTCCACCGATACAAATGAGAGCGGAAGCCGTGAAAAAGGAATTGGAACAAACCAAAACGCTCACTAGCAAGTTGGAAAATAAAGAATCTGACATTAAAGAATTGAGGAAAGCGTTAAAAGAGAAACAAGAGCAGCTGTCCGAAATGACAATAAGGAAAGAGTTGGCAGAAAAGAAATTGGGTAACGTCAACAAAGACTACGAATTGACGATCGAAAAGTTGCAAAGAAAACTAGAAGAGGCCCACAACAATTACAAGAAGAAAGAGAAAGAATTCGAAGAGACCCTGGATCACTTGCAGACGGATATAGACTCGTTGGAGAACGAAAAGGGTGAGATGAAAGAAAAACTGAAGTTGCTGTCGAAAAAGACCCAAATGGAGTTGTCCATGTCGAAGAGCACATCCGGTTCGCAACTATCGTCGCTACAATCGTCGATCGGTCCGAGTCTACCGGCAGTGGTCAGAGATTCGCCATTGCTGCTGCAAGAAATCGACAACCTTCGAAAGCTTTTCCACCAGGAAAGAAACGAAAGAGTCAAACTGGAGAGCGACGCGTTGAAAAAAGAATTGGACAGTTTGACACCGCTACCCTCATTTAAGACGAGTCCGGACGAAGTGTTGGACAAGTTATTCAAAGAAGGCGCCGCGTTGAAGCAAGAGATCTTGCTGACCTTGGCCAAACCGAGGTTTCCGCAGATCTACAAGGTGAAACCGGGGAACGGACCGGCGGCTTGGCAGAAACATTTCGCAGAGGAAAACGATAAACTTCTGGATTTGAACAGGAGGACTAAGGAATTTCAGAGTAAAGTGGCCAACGAGATCGTTAAGAGGAAGATGGGAGGACGTGTCGAGGCAGACTTCGCCGTATTTCCCACCATCGAGATGGTGAATGCTTTGAGAGAAAACAAACCGGTGAACGTGGGCTTCGTGAAAATACCAAAGAGTTATGTGGCAGCAGGAGAGAAGCCCGGGATCGTTAATTTAGAActagattttcaaaatttgcagAGAATTTTGCAGTCTTTATCATGTTAG
- the DCTN1-p150 gene encoding dynactin subunit 1 isoform X7: MSYLKIGQKVKVTGKDVQGLIAFVGPTNFAPDTWIGVKLDEPKGKNNGTVQGVEYFKCEDKHGLFVKPSQIIPLDDHGKPVKEVSEDYAKARPRPSSSRLSLASSRQSLADSRQSLSGSRQSLTGSRQSLGGSRSHLASPVVEKPDAGDHASQIPKRASFIETGFVETLKPQFTPGQVITTTPTPITSVEEKINIIQLQQEIENRNQQIRDLSEKFETLKIKRQDDKEKLKEFDKLKIQLEQLIEFKSKIMEVQASLQREVQRAKQEAKDAIEAKETHAEEVADLAEAVEMATLDKEMAEEKAETLQLELEVCKEKLEEVTLDLKILKTEMQERSGGTSASDEQEAVSTFELKQLQQQNVRLRDTLVRLRDLSAHDKHEYQKLLKDIDQKKSEIVELGKTKEKLSARVEEMEQQIGDLQEQVDAAMGAEEMVVILGEQKLTLEEKVAQLREEVTDLEALQDMNDQLVESNAELEAELREDLDMARAAAKQAMRDRDAALETIADREGTLNKFRELVQKLQEQSLQLQSRLESETSKPVSALPEILDFTKMFNETKAHTKAIDLELRRVDIQQLQNHIKYLTSYMPDSFMNRGGDHDAVLVLLLIPRMIYKTDILLGQIKDKFPPVDKIDRAAILKGHTVEQCSFRCRASFYIYALQSILHQYQYALSTCKTEALLKVGGTFPEIAAHEKVIDGFVELVKRDQLDENVPTETLEKCVGYFNTLFPVLLGPENRLNHTQLLVDNVKSLVSACDGFTTDSMVIRNLIETSNVGDIGLLSQHIITTAEQLQQQLKLVKRRLPPDASVANIGLNKEVAENLYQCYQQAGRILKTLQDIVKNSVQMMTSSGELEKGLPQDKIKDIALNASDKIYEQDDLGPVQSVKNSLTFIVTQITQLAQFLQDNEYEINTANKNEEKVVPPIQMRAEAVKKELEQTKTLTSKLENKESDIKELRKALKEKQEQLSEMTIRKELAEKKLGNVNKDYELTIEKLQRKLEEAHNNYKKKEKEFEETLDHLQTDIDSLENEKGEMKEKLKLLSKKTQMELSMSKSTSGSQLSSLQSSIGPSLPAVVRDSPLLLQEIDNLRKLFHQERNERVKLESDALKKELDSLTPLPSFKTSPDEVLDKLFKEGAALKQEILLTLAKPRFPQIYKVKPGNGPAAWQKHFAEENDKLLDLNRRTKEFQSKVANEIVKRKMGGRVEADFAVFPTIEMVNALRENKPVNVGFVKIPKSYVAAGEKPGIVNLELDFQNLQRILQSLSC; this comes from the exons ATGTCCTATTTAAAAATCGGTCAAAAAGTTAAAGTAACCGGCAAAGACGTTCAAGGGCTCATAGCCTTCGTTGGCCCCACGAACTTTGCCCCGGATACTTGGATAGGAGTCAAGTTGGATGAACCCAAAGGTAAAAACAACGGTACTGTACAGGGTGTAGAATATTTCAAG TGCGAAGACAAGCACGGGTTGTTCGTAAAGCCGTCGCAGATTATTCCTTTGGATGATCATGGCAAACCAGTCAAAGAAGTTTCAGAGGATTATGCAAAGGCGCGGCCAAGACCAAGCAG TTCACGGTTGTCTTTGGCCAGTAGTCGTCAATCTTTGGCTGATAGTAGACAATCCTTGTCGGGTAGTCGCCAATCGCTTACAGGCAGTCGCCAGTCGCTGGGAGGCAGTCGCAGCCACTTGGCATCTCCAGTAGTGGAAAAACCCGATGCCGGTGACCATGCCAGCCAAATCCCCAAGCGGGCGTCGTTTATTGAG ACCGGGTTTGTTGAAACACTCAAACCTCAGTTTACGCCCGGTCAAGTCATCACTACCACCCCCACACCTATCACCTCGGTCGAAGAGAAGATCAACATTATTCAGTTGCAGCAGGAGATTGAAAATCGTAACCAACAAATCCGCGATTTGAGCGAGAAATTCGAAACGCTCAAAATTAAAAGGCAAGATGATAAAGAAAAGCTAAAAGAATTTGACAAATTGAAGATTCAACTCGAACAATTGATTGAATTCAAATCGAAGATCATGGAAGTCCAAGCGAGCTTGCAGAGAGAAGTGCAGAGGGCCAAACAGGAGGCGAAAGATGCAATCGAAGCGAAAGAGACGCACGCGGAAGAAGTCGCAGATTTGGCCGAAGCCGTCGAAATGGCGACTCTCGACAAAGAAATGGCCGAGGAGAAGGCGGAAACGCTGCAGCTGGAACTAGAAGTTTGCAAGGAAAAGTTGGAAGAGGTCACTCTGGAtttaaaaatactcaaaaCGGAAATGCAAGAGCGCT CCGGCGGAACTTCAGCGAGTGACGAACAAGAAGCTGTCTCGACGTTCGAGTTGAAACAATTGCAACAACAAAACGTGCGCCTCAGAGACACTCTGGTTCGATTGAGAGACTTGTCAGCCCACGATAAACAcgaatatcaaaaattattgaaagacaTTGACCAAAAAAAATCCGAAATCGTCGAACTGGGGAAAACTAAGGAAAAACTGAGCGCCCGAGTCGAAGAAATGGAACAGCAAATCGGCGATCTTCAGGAGCAA gTGGACGCCGCGATGGGAGCCGAAGAGATGGTGGTGATTCTCGGCGAGCAGAAATTGACTCTCGAGGAGAAAGTCGCTCAGCTTCGCGAAGAAGTTACCGATCTGGAGGCGTTGCAAGACATGAACGATCAACTGGTCGAGAGCAATGCCGAACTGGAAGCCGAACTCAGGGAAGACCTCGACATGGCTCGGGCCGCAGCCAAACAAGCTATGCGCGATCGCGACGCCGCCTTGGAGACGATAGCCGATCGCGAAGGCACCCTCAACAAGTTCAGAGAGCTCGTCCAGAAGTTGCAAGAACAGTCTTTGCAGTTGCAGAGCCGTTTGGAGAGCGAAACGAGCAAACCGGTATCGGCTTTGCCCGAAATTTTGGACTTCACGAAGATGTTCAACGAGACAAAGGCACACACGAAGGCGATCGACCTGGAATTGCGCCGAGTGGACATTCAACAGTTGCAGAATCACATTAAATACTTGACGTCGTACATGCCCGATTCGTTTATGAATCGCGGGGGCGATCACGACGCCGTTCTGGTACTGCTGTTGATACCCAGAATGATCTATAAGACGGATATTTTGTTGGGTCAAATCAAAGACAAGTTTCCACCGGTGGATAAGATCGATCGAGCGGCCATTCTCAAAGGCCACACGGTCGAACAGTGTTCTTTCAGGTGCAGGGCTTCCTTCTACATTTACGCTTTACAG TCGATTCTGCACCAGTATCAGTACGCATTGAGTACTTGCAAGACGGAAGCGCTGCTCAAAGTCGGAGGGACGTTTCCTGAAATCGCAGCTCACGAAAAAGTCATCGACGGTTTCGTGGAGTTGGTCAAGCGAGACCAACTGGATGAAAACGTTCCAACTGAAACTCTGGAGAAATGCGTCGGTTATTTCAACACTTTGTTTCCTGTTCTTTTGGGACCCGAAAATCGCCTGAATCACACCCAGTTACTCGTCGACAACGTCAAAAGTCTAGTTTCCGCTTGCGACGGTTTCACCACCGACTCGATGGTCATAAGAAATTTGATCGAA ACCAGCAACGTTGGCGACATCGGTCTATTGTCTCAACATATCATAACGACAGCTGAACAACTGCAACAACAACTCAAACTGGTAAAACGTCGCCTTCCACCTGACGCAAGTGTtgcgaatatcggtctcaacaAGGAAGTTGCCGAGAATTTGTACCAGTGTTATCAACAGGCAGGACGCATTCTTAAGACTTTACAAGATATTGTCAAGAATTCAGTGCAGATGATGACATCTAGTGGAG AATTAGAAAAAGGACTCCCCCAagataaaatcaaagatattGCACTTAACGCCAGCGACAAAATCTACGAACAAGATGATCTAGGACCTGTTCAGAGTGTTAAAAATTCGCTAACTTTTATAGTCACTCAGATTACTCAACTCGCCCAATTTCTGCAAGATAACGAATACGAGATCAACACCGCCAATAAAAATGAAGAGAAG GTGGTTCCACCGATACAAATGAGAGCGGAAGCCGTGAAAAAGGAATTGGAACAAACCAAAACGCTCACTAGCAAGTTGGAAAATAAAGAATCTGACATTAAAGAATTGAGGAAAGCGTTAAAAGAGAAACAAGAGCAGCTGTCCGAAATGACAATAAGGAAAGAGTTGGCAGAAAAGAAATTGGGTAACGTCAACAAAGACTACGAATTGACGATCGAAAAGTTGCAAAGAAAACTAGAAGAGGCCCACAACAATTACAAGAAGAAAGAGAAAGAATTCGAAGAGACCCTGGATCACTTGCAGACGGATATAGACTCGTTGGAGAACGAAAAGGGTGAGATGAAAGAAAAACTGAAGTTGCTGTCGAAAAAGACCCAAATGGAGTTGTCCATGTCGAAGAGCACATCCGGTTCGCAACTATCGTCGCTACAATCGTCGATCGGTCCGAGTCTACCGGCAGTGGTCAGAGATTCGCCATTGCTGCTGCAAGAAATCGACAACCTTCGAAAGCTTTTCCACCAGGAAAGAAACGAAAGAGTCAAACTGGAGAGCGACGCGTTGAAAAAAGAATTGGACAGTTTGACACCGCTACCCTCATTTAAGACGAGTCCGGACGAAGTGTTGGACAAGTTATTCAAAGAAGGCGCCGCGTTGAAGCAAGAGATCTTGCTGACCTTGGCCAAACCGAGGTTTCCGCAGATCTACAAGGTGAAACCGGGGAACGGACCGGCGGCTTGGCAGAAACATTTCGCAGAGGAAAACGATAAACTTCTGGATTTGAACAGGAGGACTAAGGAATTTCAGAGTAAAGTGGCCAACGAGATCGTTAAGAGGAAGATGGGAGGACGTGTCGAGGCAGACTTCGCCGTATTTCCCACCATCGAGATGGTGAATGCTTTGAGAGAAAACAAACCGGTGAACGTGGGCTTCGTGAAAATACCAAAGAGTTATGTGGCAGCAGGAGAGAAGCCCGGGATCGTTAATTTAGAActagattttcaaaatttgcagAGAATTTTGCAGTCTTTATCATGTTAG